In a genomic window of Paracoccus sp. TOH:
- a CDS encoding pilus assembly protein N-terminal domain-containing protein has translation MKKLLTHIYGRLGRMAVTGFVAALIAGVVITGADAQSTRIYLSEGDGRRIELPEDTATVYIANPMIADAQAISPTAIYLTGYTPGRTSVVITGENSAVSAEYEVEVMPASGGAEALLPSETMVRRKEGIAIISGGVKDVQGTRGVVASERSFGRQGVVTRDETTYGGGTQISLRVRFVEASRSELRRMGVDLAALGASAGGPLRVVTGGDPSGFLGGAAASGPAIGGRMTSGSFTIDTMINALEERGAVQILSEPTLTTVSGRRASFRAGGEIGYPINQGDGVISAAFRQYGVSIEFLPTILPNGRIAIEVQPEVSFLNHDNQVSVDGFVVPGLSVRRADTTVEVGSGQTFAIAGLYEQFSENGRRGTPGMSGLFGRSSNVRQERELLIFITPYIAEASNVSGPPIARRPLRHTVGFITR, from the coding sequence ATGAAAAAACTCCTGACCCATATTTATGGACGCCTTGGCCGGATGGCCGTGACAGGTTTCGTCGCAGCCCTGATCGCGGGCGTCGTCATCACCGGCGCCGATGCGCAATCGACGCGTATCTATCTGAGCGAGGGGGACGGGCGCCGGATCGAGCTGCCGGAAGATACGGCAACGGTCTATATCGCCAATCCGATGATTGCGGACGCGCAGGCTATCTCGCCCACGGCGATCTATCTGACGGGCTATACGCCGGGACGCACCAGTGTGGTCATCACCGGCGAGAACAGCGCAGTCAGCGCCGAATATGAGGTCGAGGTGATGCCTGCCTCCGGCGGCGCGGAAGCCCTGCTTCCCTCCGAGACGATGGTTCGGCGCAAGGAAGGCATCGCGATCATCTCGGGCGGAGTGAAAGACGTTCAGGGCACGCGCGGCGTGGTCGCTTCCGAACGTTCCTTCGGGCGCCAGGGCGTCGTGACGCGCGATGAGACGACCTATGGCGGTGGCACGCAGATCTCGTTGCGGGTTCGCTTTGTCGAAGCCTCCAGAAGCGAATTGCGCCGGATGGGCGTGGATCTGGCCGCACTTGGGGCAAGCGCGGGCGGCCCGCTGCGCGTCGTCACCGGCGGCGATCCAAGCGGTTTTCTGGGCGGGGCGGCGGCCAGCGGCCCGGCCATTGGCGGGCGGATGACCTCGGGTAGCTTCACCATCGACACGATGATCAATGCGCTGGAAGAGCGCGGGGCCGTCCAGATCCTGTCTGAACCGACATTGACCACCGTATCGGGTCGCCGCGCCAGCTTCCGCGCGGGCGGCGAGATCGGCTATCCGATCAATCAGGGCGACGGCGTGATTTCGGCCGCGTTCCGGCAATATGGCGTCTCGATCGAATTCCTGCCCACAATCCTGCCGAACGGCCGCATCGCCATCGAGGTTCAGCCCGAGGTCAGCTTCCTCAATCACGACAACCAGGTGAGTGTGGACGGTTTCGTGGTTCCCGGCCTGTCGGTGCGCCGTGCCGATACCACGGTCGAGGTCGGCAGCGGCCAGACCTTCGCCATTGCCGGTCTTTACGAGCAGTTCTCGGAGAACGGCCGCCGCGGCACGCCGGGGATGAGCGGGCTCTTCGGGCGGTCGAGCAATGTCCGGCAAGAACGCGAGCTGTTGATCTTCATCACCCCCTATATCGCCGAGGCCAGCAATGTCAGCGGCCCGCCGATCGCCCGGCGCCCGCTGCGCCATACCGTGGGGTTCATCACCAGATGA